The following proteins are encoded in a genomic region of Nomascus leucogenys isolate Asia chromosome 17, Asia_NLE_v1, whole genome shotgun sequence:
- the LOC100596750 gene encoding LOW QUALITY PROTEIN: fatty acid synthase-like (The sequence of the model RefSeq protein was modified relative to this genomic sequence to represent the inferred CDS: inserted 4 bases in 4 codons; substituted 1 base at 1 genomic stop codon), producing MADTLFISTLLWAGVHCLASRSQPTYGSIARSCTWVGESGSETSEALSRDPETLVGYSMVGCQRAMMANRLSFFFDFRGPSIALDMACSSSLMALQNTYQAIHSGQCPATIVGGINILLKPNTSVQFLRLGMLSPEGTCKAFDAAGNGYCRSEGVVAVLLTKKSLAWRVYATILNAGTNTDGFKEQGVTFPSGDIQEQLIRSLYQSAGVAPESFEYIEAHGTGTKVGNPQELNGITRALCTTRQEPLLICSTKSNMGHPEPVSGLAALAKVLLSLEHGLWAPNLHFHSPSPEIPVLLDGRLQVVAQPLPVCGGNVGINSFGFRGSKVHVFLRPNTQLPPAPTPHATLPRLLRASGRTPEAMQKLLEQGLQHSQDLAFLSMLNDIAAVPTTAMPFHGYAVLGGECGGPEVQQVPTGERPLWFICSGMGTQWCRMGLSLMHLDCFRDSILRSDEAVKPFGLKVSQLLLSTDESTFDDIVHAFVSLTAIQIGLIDLLSCMGLRPDGIIGHSLGEVACGYADGCLSQEEAVLATYWRGQCIKEAHLLPGAMAAVGLSWEECKQCCPPGVVPACHNSKDTVTISGPQALVFEFVEQLRKEGVFAKEVRTGSMAFHSYFMEAIAPPLLQALKKVIREPKPRSARWLSTSIPEAQWHSSLARTSSAEYNVNNLVSPVLFQEALWHMPEHAVVLEIPPHALLQAVLKRGLKLSCTIIPLMKKDHRDNLEFFLAGIGRLNLSGIDANPNALFPPVEFPAPRGTPLISPLIKWDHSLAWDVPAAEDFPNGSGSPSAAVYNIDTSSESPDRYLVDHTLDGPIIFPATGYPSIVWKTLGRALGLAIEQLPVVFEDVVLHQATILPKTGTVSLEVRLLEASCTFEVSENGNLIVSGKVYQWDDPDPRLFDHLESPTPNPAEPLFLAQAEVYRELRLCGYNYSPHCQGTLEASLEGDSGRLLWKDNWVSFMDTMLQMSILGSAKHGLHLPTRIITVHIDPATHRXKLYTLQDKAQVADVVVSRWLSVTVAGGVHISQLHTELALWRQQEQQVPILEFCFTPHMEEGCLSERAALQEELQLCNGLAQALQTKVTQQGQKMAVPGLHGARVPQDPSQQELPRLLWAACRLQLNGNLQLELAQVLAQERPKLPEDPLLSGLLDSPALKACLDAALENMPSPKMKVVEVLAGHSHLYSRIPGLLSPHPLLQLSYTATDCHPQALEAAQDELQQHDVAQGQWDPVDPAPSALGSADLLVCNCAVAALGDLASALSNMVAALREGGFLLLHTLLWGHPLGDTMAFLTSTEPQYSQGILSQDAWESLFSRVSLRLVGLKKSFYSSTLFLCXRPAPQDSTIFLPVQDTSFCLVESLKGILADKDSSRPVWLKAINCATSGVVSLVNCLRQEPGGHRLRCVLLSNLSSTSCVQEVDPGFAELQKVLQGDLVMNVYCDGAWGAFRHFLLEEDKPEEPTAYAFVTTLTRGDLSSICWVCFSLRHAQPTRPGXQLCTVYYASLNFHDIMLATGKLSPDAIPGKWTSQDNLLGMEFSGRDASGKSVMGLVPAEGLATSVLLSPDILWDVPSNWTLEEVASVPVVCSTAYYALVVRGRVRPGETVLIHSGSGGVGQATIALSLGCRVFTTVGSAEKRAYLQARFPQLDSTSFANSRDTSFEQHVLWHTGGKGVDLFLNSLAEEKLQASVRCLAMHGRFLEIGKFDLSQNHPLGMAIFLKNVTFHGILLDAFFNESSADWRKVSALVQAGIRDGVVRPLKCTVFPGAQVEDAFRYMAQGKHIGKVVVQVLAEESEAVLKGAKPKLMSAISKTFCPAHKSYVITGGLGGFXLELAQWLIQRGVQKLVLTSRSGIRTGYQAKQVRRWRRQDVQVQVSTSNISSLEGAQGLIAEAAQLGPVGGVFNLAMVLRDAMLENQIPEFFQDVCKPKYRGTLNLDRVTREACPELDYLVVFSSVSSGRGNAGQSNYGFANSAMERICEKRRHEGLPGLAVQWGAIGDVGLLAEMTSINDTVISGTLPQRMASCLEVLDLLLNQPHMGLSSFVLVEKAAAYGDRDSQQDLVEAVAHILGIRDLAAVNLDSSLADLGLDSLMSVEVRQTLERELNLVLSVRDVRQLTLWKLQELSSKADAANELASPTPKEDGLAQQQTQLNLRSLLVNPEGPTLMRLNSLQSSERPLFLVHPIDGSTTVFHSLASRLSIPTYGLQCTRAAPLDSIHSLAAYYIDCIRQVQPEGPYRVAGYSYGACVAFEMCFQLQAQQSPAPTHNSLFLFDGSPTYVLAYTQSYRVKLTPGCEAEAETEAICFFVQQFTDMEHNTVLEALLPLKGLEERVAAAVDLIFKSHQGLDRQELSFAALSFYYKLRAAEQYTPKAKYHGNVMLLRAKMGGAYGEDLGADYNLSQVCDGKVSVHVIXGDHCTLLEGSGLESIVSIIHSSLAEPRVSVREG from the exons ATGGCGGACACCCTCTTCATTAGTACCTTGCTGTGGGCTGGTGTCCACTGTCTGGCCTCCAGGAGTCAGCCCACCTATGGAAG catagcaagatcctgtaCTTGGGTGGGCGAGAGCGGCTCTGAGACCTCGGAGGCCCTGAGCCGAGACCCTGAGACACTCGTGGGCTACAGCATGGTGGGCTGCCAGCGAGCCATGATGGCCAACCGGCTCTCCTTCTTCTTTGACTTCAGAGGGCCCAGCATCGCCCTGGACATGGCCTGCTCCTCCAGCCTGATGGCCCTGCAGAACACCTACCAGGCCATCCACAGCGGGCAGTGCCCTGCCACCATCGTGGGGGGCATCAACATCCTGTTGAAGCCCAACACCTCTGTGCAGTTCTTGAGGTTGGGGATGCTCAGCCCCGAGGGCACCTGCAAGGCCTTCGACGCAGCGGGGAACGGGTACTGCCGCTCGGAGGGTGTGGTGGCCGTCCTGCTGACCAAGAAGTCCCTGGCCTGGCGGGTGTATGCCACCATCCTGAACGCCGGCACCAATACAGATGGCTTCAAGGAGCAAGGCGTGACCTTCCCTTCAGGGGATATCCAGGAGCAGCTCATCCGTTCGTTGTACCAGTCAGCCGGAGTGGCCCCTGAGTCATTTGAGTACATCGAAGCCCACGGCACAGGCACCAAGGTGGGCAACCCCCAGGAGCTGAATGGCATCACCCGAGCCCTGTGCACCACCCGCCAGGAGCCGCTGCTCATCTGCTCCACCAAGTCCAACATGGGGCACCCGGAGCCAGTCTCGGGGCTGGCAGCCCTGGCCAAGGTGTTGCTGTCCCTGGAGCACGGGCTCTGGGCCCCCAACCTGCACTTCCACAGCCCCAGCCCTGAGATCCCAGTGCTGTTGGATGGGCGGCTGCAAGTGGTGGCCCAGCCCCTGCCCGTCTGTGGCGGCAACGTCGGCATCAATTCCTTTGGCTTCAGGGGCTCCAAGGTGCACGTCTTCCTGAGGCCCAACACGCAGCTGCCCCCGGCACCCACCCCACATGCCACCCTGCCCCGTTTGCTGCGGGCCAGCGGACGCACCCCCGAGGCCATGCAGAAGCTGCTGGAGCAGGGCCTCCAGCACAGCCAGGACTTGGCTTTCCTGAGCATGCTGAACGACATCGCGGCGGTCCCCACCACCGCCATGCCCTTCCATGGCTATGCTGTGCTGGGTGGTGAGTGCGGTGGCCCAGAGGTGCAGCAGGTGCCCACTGGCGAGCGCCCGCTCTGGTTCATCTGCTCTGGGATGGGCACACAGTGGTGCAGGATGGGGCTGAGCCTCATGCACCTGGACTGCTTCCGAGATTCCATCCTGCGCTCCGATGAGGCTGTGAAGCCGTTTGGCCTGAAGGTGTCACAGCTGCTGCTGAGCACAGACGAGAGCACCTTTGATGACATCGTCCATGCCTTCGTGAGCCTGACCGCCATCCAGATAGGCCTCATAGACCTGCTGAGCTGCATGGGGCTGAGGCCAGACGGCATCATTGGCCACTCCCTGGGGGAGGTGGCCTGTGGCTACGCCGACGGCTGCCTGTCCCAGGAGGAGGCCGTCCTCGCTACCTACTGGAGGGGACAGTGCATCAAAGAAGCCCATCTCCTGCCGGGCGCCATGGCAGCCGTGGGCTTGTCCTGGGAGGAGTGTAAACAGTGCTGCCCCCCGGGCGTGGTGCCCGCCTGCCACAACTCCAAGGACACAGTCACCATCTCGGGACCTCAGGCCCTGGTGTTTGAGTTCGTGGAGCAGCTGAGGAAGGAGGGTGTGTTTGCCAAGGAGGTGCGGACCGGCAGTATGGCCTTCCACTCCTACTTCATGGAGGCCATCGCACCCCCACTGCTGCAGGCGCTCAAGAAGGTGATCCGGGAGCCGAAGCCACGTTCAGCCCGCTGGCTCAGCACCTCTATCCCTGAGGCCCAGTGGCACAGCAGCCTGGCACGCACGTCCTCCGCCGAGTACAACGTCAACAACCTGGTGAGCCCTGTGCTGTTCCAGGAGGccctgtggcacatgcctgagcACGCAGTGGTGCTGGAGATCCCGCCCCATGCCCTGCTGCAGGCTGTCCTGAAGCGTGGCCTGAAGCTGAGCTGCACCATCATCCCCCTGATGAAGAAGGATCACAGGGACAACCTGGAGTTCTTCCTTGCCGGCATCGGCAGGCTAAACCTCTCAGGCATCGACGCCAACCCCAATGCCTTGTTCCCACCTGTGGAGTTCCCAGCTCCCCGAGGAACCCCCCTCATCTCTCCACTCATCAAGTGGGACCACAGCCTGGCCTGGGATGTGCCGGCCGCCGAGGACTTCCCCAATGGCTCTGGTTCCCCCTCAGCTGCCGTCTACAACATCGACACCAGCTCCGAGTCTCCTGACCGCTACCTGGTGGACCACACCCTCGACGGTCCCATCATCTTCCCCGCCACTGGCTACCCGAGCATAGTGTGGAAGACGCTGGGCCGCGCCCTGGGCCTGGCCATCGAGCAGCTGCCCGTGGTGTTTGAGGACGTGGTGCTGCACCAGGCCACCATCCTGCCCAAGACTGGGACCGTGTCTCTGGAGGTACGGCTCCTGGAGGCCTCCTGCACCTTTGAGGTGTCAGAGAACGGCAACCTGATAGTGAGTGGGAAGGTGTACCAGTGGGATGACCCTGACCCCAGGCTCTTCGACCACCTGGAaagccccacccccaaccccgcGGAGCCCCTCTTcctggcccaggctgaagtttaCAGGGAGCTGCGTCTGTGCGGCTACAACTACAGCCCTCACTGCCAGGGCACCCTGGAGGCCAGCCTGGAAGGTGACTCGGGGAGGCTGCTGTGGAAGGATAACTGGGTGAGCTTCATGGACACCATGCTGCAGATGTCCATCCTGGGCTCGGCCAAGCATGGCCTGCACCTGCCCACCCGCATCATCACCGTCCACATTGACCCTGCCACTCACAGGTAGAAACTGTACACGCTGCAGGACAAGGCCCAAGTGGCTGACGTGGTGGTGAGCAGGTGGCTGAGTGTCACAGTGGCCGGAGGCGTCCACATCTCCCAGCTCCACACTGAGTTGGCCCTGTGgcggcagcaggagcagcaggtgCCCATCCTAGAGTTTTGCTTCACTCCCCACATGGAGGAGGGGTGCCTGTCTGAGCGTGCTGCCCTGCAGGAGGAGCTGCAACTGTGCAACGGGCTGGCACAGGCACTGCAGACCAAGGTGACCCAGCAGGGGCAGAAGATGGCGGTGCCCGGACTGCATGGGGCCCGGGTCCCCCAGGACCCCTCACAGCAGGAACTGCCCCGGCTGTTGTGGGCTGCATGCAGGCTTCAGCTCAATGGGAACCTGCAGCTGGAGCTGGCGCAGGTGCTGGCCCAGGAGAGGCCCAAGCTGCCAGAGGACCCTCTGCTCAGCGGCCTCCTGGACTCCCCAGCACTCAAGGCCTGCCTGGACGCTGCCTTGGAGAACATGCCCAGCCCGAAGATGAAGGTGGTGGAGGTGCTGGCTGGCCACAGTCACCTGTATTCCCGCATCCCAGGCCTGCTCAGCCCCCATCCCCTGCTGCAGCTGAGCTACACGGCCACCGACTGCCACCCCCAGGCCCTGGAGGCTGCCCAGGACGAGCTGCAGCAGCATGACGTTGCCCAGGGCCAGTGGGACCCCGTAGACCCTGCCCCCAGCGCCCTGGGCAGCGCTGACCTCCTGGTGTGCAACTGTGCTGTGGCTGCCCTCGGGGACCTGGCCTCAGCTCTCAGCAACATGGTGGCTGCCCTGAGAGAAGGGGGCTTCCTGCTACTGCACACACTGCTCTGGGGGCACCCCCTTGGGGACACCATGGCCTTCCTCACCTCCACTGAGCCGCAGTACAGCCAGGGCATCCTGAGCCAGGACGCGTGGGAGAGCCTCTTCTCCAGGGTGTCGCTGCGTCTGGTGGGCCTGAAGAAGTCCTTCTACAGCTCCACACTCTTCCTGT CGCGGCCTGCCCCGCAGGACAGCACCATCTTCCTGCCCGTGCAGGACACCAGCTTCTGCTTGGTGGAGTCTCTGAAGGGCATCCTGGCTGACAAAGACTCCTCCCGGCCTGTGTGGCTGAAGGCCATCAACTGTGCCACCTCGGGCGTGGTGAGCTTGGTGAACTGTCTCCGCCAAGAGCCCGGCGGGCACCGCCTTCGGTGTGTGCTGCTCTCCAACCTTAGCAGCACCTCCTGCGTCCAGGAGGTGGACCCGGGCTTCGCCGAACTGCAGAAGGTGTTGCAGGGAGATCTGGTGATGAACGTCTACTGCGACGGGGCCTGGGGGGCCTTCCGCCACTTCCTGCTGGAGGAGGACAAGCCTGAGGAGCCGACGGCATACGCCTTTGTGACCACCCTCACCCGGGGGGACCTGTCCTCCATCTGCTGGGTCTGCTTCTCGCTGCGCCATGCCCAGCCCACCCGCCCTG ACCAGCTCTGCACAGTCTACTATGCCTCCCTCAACTTCCACGACATCATGCTGGCCACTGGCAAGCTGTCCCCTGATGCCATCCCAGGGAAGTGGACCTCCCAGGACAACCTGCTAGGCATGGAGTTCTCGGGCCGAGACGCCAGCGGCAAGAGTGTGATGGGACTGGTGCCTGCCGAGGGCCTGGCCACCTCTGTCCTGCTGTCACCGGACATTCTCTGGGATGTGCCCTCCAACTGGACCCTGGAGGAGGTGGCCTCAGTGCCTGTCGTCTGCAGCACGGCCTACTACGCACTGGTGGTGCGCGGGCGGGTGCGGCCCGGGGAGACGGTGCTCATCCACTCGGGCTCGGGCGGCGTGGGCCAGGCCACCATCGCCCTCAGTCTGGGCTGCCGCGTCTTCACCACCGTGGGGTCGGCTGAGAAGCGGGCGTACCTTCAGGCCAGGTTCCCCCAGCTCGACAGCACCAGCTTCGCCAACTCCCGGGACACGTCCTTCGAGCAGCATGTGCTGTGGCACACGGGCGGGAAGGGCGTTGACCTGTTCTTGAACTCTTTGGCGGAAGAGAAGCTGCAGGCCAGCGTGAGGTGCTTGGCTATGCACGGTCGCTTCCTGGAAATTGGCAAATTCGACCTTTCTCAGAACCACCCACTTGGCATGGCCATCTTCCTAAAGAACGTGACATTCCACGGGATCCTGCTGGATGCGTTCTTCAACGAGAGCAGTGCTGACTGGCGGAAGGTGTCGGCGCTTGTGCAGGCCGGTATCCGGGATGGGGTGGTCCGGCCCCTCAAGTGCACGGTGTTCCCCGGGGCCCAGGTGGAGGACGCCTTCCGCTACATGGCCCAAGGGAAGCACATTGGCAAAGTCGTCGTGCAGGTGCTTGCGGAGGAGTCGGAGGCAGTGCTGAAGGGGGCCAAACCCAAGCTGATGTCGGCCATCTCCAAGACCTTCTGCCCGGCCCACAAGAGCTACGTCATCACTGGTGGTCTGGGTGGCT GCCTGGAGTTGGCGCAGTGGCTGATACAGCGCGGGGTGCAGAAGCTCGTGTTGACCTCTCGCTCCGGGATCCGGACAGGCTACCAGGCCAAGCAGGTCCGCCGGTGGAGGCGCCAGGACGTACAGGTTCAGGTGTCCACCAGCAACATCAGCTCATTGGAGGGGGCCCAGGGCCTCATTGCCGAGGCGGCGCAGCTTGGGCCCGTGGGCGGCGTCTTCAACCTGGCTATGGTCTTAAGAGACGCCATGCTGGAGAACCAGATCCCAGAGTTCTTCCAGGACGTCTGCAAGCCCAAGTACAGAGGCACCCTGAACCTGGACAGGGTGACCCGAGAGGCGTGCCCTGAGCTGGACTACCTTGTGGTCTTCTCCTCTGTGAGCTCCGGACGCGGCAATGCGGGACAGAGCAACTACGGCTTTGCCAATTCCGCCATGGAGCGCATCTGTGAGAAACGCCGGCACGAAGGCCTCCCAGGCCTGGCCGTGCAGTGGGGCGCCATCGGCGACGTGGGCCTTTTGGCGGAGATGACGAGCATCAACGACACGGTCATCAGTGGCACGCTGCCCCAGCGCATGGCCTCCTGCCTGGAGGTGCTGGACCTCCTCCTGAACCAGCCCCACATGGGCCTGAGCAGCTTCGTGCTGGTTGAGAAGGCTGCGGCCTACGGGGACAGGGACAGCCAGCAGGACCTGGTGGAGGCCGTGGCACACATCCTGGGCATCCGCGACTTGGCTGCTGTCAACCTGGACAGCTCACTGGCGGACCTGGGCCTGGACTCGCTCATGAGCGTGGAGGTGCGTCAGACGCTGGAGCGTGAGCTCAACCTGGTGCTGTCCGTGCGCGATGTGCGGCAGCTCACGCTCTGGAAACTGCAGGAGCTGTCCTCAAAGGCGGATGCAGCCAACGAGCTGGCATCCCCCACGCCCAAGGAGGATGGTCTGGCCCAGCAGCAGACTCAGCTGAACCTGCGCTCCCTGCTGGTGAACCCGGAGGGCCCCACCCTGATGCGGCTCAACTCGTTGCAGAGCTCGGAGCGGCCCCTGTTCCTGGTGCACCCAATCGATGGCTCCACCACCGTGTTCCACAGCCTGGCCTCCCGGCTCAGCATCCCCACCTATGGCCTGCAGTGTACCCGAGCTGCGCCCCTCGACAGCATCCACAGCCTGGCTGCCTACTACATCGACTGCATCAGGCAGGTGCAGCCCGAGGGCCCCTACCGCGTGGCCGGCTACTCCTACGGGGCCTGCGTGGCCTTTGAAATGTGCTTCCAGCTGCAGGCCCAGCAGAGCCCGGCCCCCACCCACAACAGCCTCTTCCTGTTCGACGGCTCGCCCACCTACGTACTGGCCTACACCCAGAGCTACAGGGTGAAGCTGACCCCAGGCTGTGAGGCTGAGGCCGAGACGGAGGCCATATGCTTCTTCGTGCAGCAGTTCACGGACATGGAGCACAACACGGTGCTGGAGGCGCTGCTGCCGCTGAAGGGCCTGGAGGAGCGTGTGGCAGCCGCCGTGGACCTGATCTTCAAGAGCCACCAGGGCCTGGACCGCCAGGAGCTGAGCTTCGCGGCCCTGTCCTTCTACTACAAGCTGCGTGCTGCTGAGCAGTACACACCCAAGGCCAAGTACCATGGCAACGTGATGCTACTGCGCGCCAAGATGGGTGGCGCCTACGGCGAGGACCTGGGCGCGGACTACAACCTCTCCCAG GTATGCGATGGGAAAGTATCTGTCCACGTCA GAGGCGACCACTGCACGCTGCTGGAGGGCAGCGGCCTGGAGTCCATCGTCAGCATCATCCACAGCTCCCTGGCTGAGCCACGCGTGAGCGTGCGGGAGGGCTAG